One Chloroflexota bacterium DNA segment encodes these proteins:
- a CDS encoding NAD(P)H-binding protein → MKRVCIVGASGKLGQYMVQHALDRGYEVVGVCRARSVGKLDAFRGRITVIPGATNDPQVIKKSVAGCDGVLTVLVPWGANHYSSGTAQAVLDYARPGARLIFSCGWHISRDGKDVYPPSLKRDEKIARLLGWLTHLIDIDDQVEACRRVFASDTRWTVVRGSDLEEGESQGLPVWSRHVGDPILASNMTRRVDYALFMVAALEDDELVHEAPAIVGCQTPSALAVKASG, encoded by the coding sequence ATGAAAAGAGTTTGTATCGTGGGCGCATCCGGGAAGCTCGGGCAGTACATGGTTCAGCACGCGCTTGACCGGGGCTACGAGGTGGTTGGCGTGTGTCGAGCACGCAGCGTCGGCAAGCTTGACGCGTTCAGAGGGCGCATCACCGTCATTCCCGGGGCTACGAACGACCCCCAAGTCATCAAGAAGTCGGTCGCAGGGTGCGACGGGGTACTCACCGTGTTGGTCCCTTGGGGGGCTAACCACTATTCATCGGGAACGGCCCAGGCGGTACTCGACTACGCGCGACCGGGCGCGCGCCTCATATTCTCTTGCGGCTGGCATATTTCGCGAGACGGCAAAGATGTGTACCCACCATCTCTGAAAAGAGACGAAAAGATCGCTCGCCTTCTTGGGTGGCTGACCCACCTCATTGACATTGACGACCAGGTGGAAGCATGTCGGCGGGTGTTTGCCAGCGACACCCGGTGGACGGTCGTGCGCGGGAGCGACCTTGAAGAGGGCGAGAGCCAGGGATTGCCGGTGTGGAGCCGGCACGTAGGCGACCCTATCCTCGCGAGCAACATGACCCGCCGCGTGGATTATGCCCTCTTCATGGTGGCAGCCCTGGAGGATGACGAACTCGTTCACGAGGCGCCGGCGATCGTAGGCTGCCAG